One Thalassotalea sediminis DNA segment encodes these proteins:
- the flgF gene encoding flagellar basal-body rod protein FlgF — MDKMLYIAMSGAKQNMKSLAINANNLANAKTTGFKADLAQARSMQAFGEGLPTRVFAMTEKASQNFDSGSLQTTGRDLDIAVQGAGMIAVQAKDGLEAYTRDGHLTITEEGYLQTPNGDLVMGDGGPVFLPLPVNNIKISKDGTIMVQPAGAPASVQEEVGRIKLVNPDVRSLVRGNDGLFRGELANQQDADLGVTIQSGMLESSNVNPVSEMTQMISLQRQFEMQLKLMKTAEEIDSASASLLRAF, encoded by the coding sequence GTGGACAAAATGCTTTATATCGCCATGAGTGGTGCCAAGCAAAACATGAAGTCGTTAGCGATAAATGCTAACAACCTTGCCAATGCAAAGACGACTGGGTTTAAGGCTGACCTTGCCCAAGCACGTTCTATGCAAGCATTTGGCGAAGGTTTACCGACACGTGTATTTGCCATGACTGAAAAAGCTAGCCAAAACTTTGACAGTGGCTCTTTGCAAACTACAGGGCGTGATCTTGATATTGCTGTGCAAGGCGCAGGTATGATTGCCGTTCAAGCAAAAGATGGCCTAGAAGCCTACACACGAGATGGTCATTTAACCATTACCGAAGAAGGCTACCTTCAAACACCTAATGGTGATTTAGTCATGGGTGACGGGGGGCCAGTGTTTTTGCCATTACCTGTAAATAACATAAAGATTTCAAAAGACGGCACGATTATGGTTCAACCAGCTGGCGCGCCAGCATCAGTGCAAGAAGAGGTTGGACGTATTAAGTTAGTAAATCCAGACGTACGTTCTTTAGTGCGAGGTAATGATGGCTTATTTCGTGGTGAACTGGCTAATCAACAAGACGCAGATCTAGGCGTTACGATTCAAAGTGGCATGTTGGAATCTAGCAACGTTAATCCAGTGAGCGAAATGACACAGATGATCTCACTGCAGCGCCAATTTGAAATGCAATTAAAACTTATGAAAACCGCTGAAGAAATAGATTCAGCGAGCGCATCACTATTGCGTGCTTTTTAA
- the flgE gene encoding flagellar hook protein FlgE, with amino-acid sequence MSFNIALSGLNAAQKDLDVTSNNIANVNTVGFKESRAEFVDVYASSLLAAGKTKVGDGVLTSDVAQQFSQGSIQFTNNALDLAITGNGFFATVPELDSLETSYTRAGQFKLNDSNFVVNSQGQHLLGFPVNADGSSASVSLSTASPIRIPTSSGAPTQTSEVDIRMNLPAGDAIITGAPGNFDHTDPLTYNHSTSVTVFDSLGDSHVMTYYFVKSAANTWDVFTGVDGTLVPIEDPAGGSTNPVGGTVSGPLAPGGIVGAQLTFTNSGDFDSMIPTPAEGGIVTLPLGAGILANGADATQTIAIDFNLDPGGPNANEPTQFASNFEVTALEQDGLAVGRLTGIDIDTDGLIRATYSNGTSEPLSRIALVNFANEQGLTQIGNTSWKESISSGEALAGEAGTGTFGTVQSSALEQSNVNLTTELIDLISAQRNFQANSRSLEVDNQLNQTILQIR; translated from the coding sequence ATGTCTTTTAATATCGCATTAAGTGGTTTGAATGCCGCACAAAAAGATTTGGATGTTACATCTAATAACATTGCTAATGTTAATACCGTTGGCTTTAAAGAGTCACGGGCTGAATTTGTTGATGTTTATGCATCGTCTTTACTAGCTGCGGGTAAAACTAAAGTGGGTGATGGGGTGTTAACATCTGATGTTGCTCAACAGTTCTCTCAAGGTAGTATTCAATTTACTAACAACGCCTTAGATTTAGCTATTACTGGTAATGGTTTTTTCGCTACAGTGCCTGAGTTAGATAGCTTAGAAACCTCATACACCCGAGCGGGCCAGTTTAAATTAAACGACAGTAACTTTGTGGTCAACTCACAAGGCCAGCATCTACTAGGTTTCCCCGTTAATGCTGACGGATCTTCGGCGTCAGTGAGTTTAAGTACCGCTTCTCCTATTCGTATTCCAACTTCATCTGGTGCGCCAACACAAACCAGTGAAGTGGATATTCGCATGAACTTACCCGCAGGTGATGCCATTATTACCGGTGCACCGGGTAATTTTGACCATACTGATCCATTAACTTATAACCATTCTACATCAGTCACTGTGTTTGATTCCTTAGGGGATAGTCATGTAATGACCTATTATTTTGTCAAATCTGCGGCAAATACCTGGGATGTATTTACTGGGGTCGATGGCACATTAGTACCGATTGAAGATCCTGCAGGTGGTAGTACTAACCCCGTTGGTGGTACCGTATCTGGTCCTTTAGCCCCTGGTGGTATTGTTGGTGCTCAGTTAACCTTTACCAATTCTGGTGATTTTGATTCGATGATACCAACACCTGCAGAAGGCGGCATTGTTACGCTTCCGTTAGGTGCTGGTATATTAGCTAATGGCGCAGATGCGACCCAAACCATTGCCATTGACTTTAATTTAGATCCGGGTGGCCCTAATGCCAATGAACCAACTCAGTTTGCCTCAAATTTTGAAGTTACAGCACTGGAACAAGATGGGCTAGCCGTTGGTCGATTGACTGGTATTGATATTGATACTGATGGTTTGATTCGAGCAACATACAGTAATGGTACATCAGAGCCATTGTCACGTATTGCACTCGTTAACTTTGCTAACGAACAGGGCTTAACGCAAATAGGAAATACTTCATGGAAAGAAAGTATTAGCTCTGGTGAAGCACTCGCTGGCGAAGCTGGCACAGGTACCTTTGGTACAGTACAATCGTCAGCCCTTGAGCAATCAAACGTGAACTTAACCACAGAGCTAATTGATTTAATATCTGCACAACGAAATTTCCAAGCTAACTCACGTTCGCTTGAAGTTGATAATCAGTTAAACCAAACGATTTTACAGATTAGATAA
- a CDS encoding flagellar hook assembly protein FlgD, translating into MESVKGGSPLEHMRWQQEDYKKANEDDNGMLTQEDFFALLTKELSHQDPTKPVENNEMISQMTAFSTTDGVQKLNDKFSDFAASMSSSQALQASSLVGRSVLVEDNIFGKAEGEPVKGKLVTDAPASNVNIYVENTAGEIIQTVPVGNVQAGEFSFTWNGENSIGEQAPAGAYRFRVAGLVDGEASELQAMTYRKVDSVTLAGSGGNILLNLNGGSTMKLIDVVEVSES; encoded by the coding sequence ATGGAATCAGTAAAAGGCGGTAGCCCATTAGAACATATGCGTTGGCAGCAGGAAGACTATAAAAAAGCTAACGAAGATGATAATGGCATGCTTACCCAAGAAGATTTTTTTGCGTTGTTAACGAAAGAGTTGTCTCATCAAGATCCCACAAAGCCTGTGGAAAACAATGAGATGATTTCTCAGATGACCGCATTTTCAACCACGGATGGTGTACAAAAACTGAATGATAAATTTTCAGATTTTGCCGCTTCAATGTCTTCTAGCCAAGCTTTACAAGCATCATCACTTGTTGGCCGCAGTGTACTTGTTGAAGACAATATATTTGGTAAGGCTGAGGGGGAACCCGTTAAGGGTAAGCTAGTTACTGATGCTCCTGCTAGTAATGTAAATATATATGTTGAAAATACAGCCGGCGAAATTATCCAAACTGTACCCGTTGGCAATGTTCAAGCTGGTGAATTTTCATTTACCTGGAATGGTGAAAACTCAATTGGCGAACAAGCACCAGCAGGTGCATATAGATTTAGAGTCGCTGGTTTAGTTGATGGTGAAGCCAGTGAATTACAAGCGATGACGTATCGTAAAGTCGACAGTGTCACGCTAGCAGGATCAGGTGGCAATATTTTGCTCAACCTTAACGGTGGTAGCACCATGAAACTCATCGATGTTGTTGAAGTATCAGAAAGTTAA
- the flgC gene encoding flagellar basal body rod protein FlgC codes for MSLFNVFDISATGMSAQSVRLNTTASNIANADSVSSSIDQTYRARHPVFAAEMQKAAAGQSESVGVKVMGIVESNKPLNVEHAPDHPMADENGYIYKPNVNVIEEMTNMISASRSYQTNIQLAESAKNMLNKTIMLGQR; via the coding sequence ATGAGTTTATTTAACGTGTTTGATATCTCTGCAACGGGAATGAGCGCACAGTCTGTACGATTAAATACTACGGCGAGTAATATCGCCAATGCTGACAGTGTTAGTAGTAGTATCGATCAAACATATCGTGCACGTCATCCGGTTTTTGCCGCTGAGATGCAAAAAGCTGCCGCAGGACAATCTGAGTCAGTTGGCGTCAAGGTAATGGGGATAGTGGAAAGTAATAAACCATTGAATGTCGAGCATGCTCCTGATCATCCAATGGCGGACGAAAATGGTTATATATATAAACCCAATGTGAATGTAATTGAAGAAATGACGAATATGATCTCAGCATCTCGCTCGTATCAAACAAACATTCAGTTGGCGGAATCAGCTAAGAATATGTTGAACAAGACAATTATGTTGGGTCAACGATAA
- the flgB gene encoding flagellar basal body rod protein FlgB: MAISFDKAFGIHPDSLRVRSQNAEVIAGNIANADTPGYKSKGMDFKAALAQAASRQQSGMSRTHEKHFDVRGELNNNVDFRVPNQPDTGDGNTVDVQMERNLYLDNSMHYQASLQFMNSKISGLKKALGGGK; the protein is encoded by the coding sequence ATGGCCATCAGTTTCGACAAAGCATTCGGTATTCACCCTGACAGTTTAAGGGTGAGATCACAAAACGCAGAAGTTATCGCTGGAAATATCGCAAATGCCGATACACCAGGATACAAATCAAAAGGTATGGATTTCAAAGCGGCACTTGCCCAGGCGGCAAGCCGGCAACAAAGCGGCATGTCTCGTACCCATGAAAAGCACTTTGATGTCCGTGGTGAACTTAACAATAATGTAGATTTTCGTGTTCCAAATCAACCAGATACGGGTGATGGTAATACCGTTGATGTACAAATGGAACGAAACTTGTATCTAGATAATTCAATGCACTATCAAGCGAGCTTACAATTTATGAATAGTAAGATCAGCGGCCTGAAAAAAGCATTAGGTGGAGGTAAATAA
- a CDS encoding CheR family methyltransferase, which translates to MSARQLDDKSYHQFREFLEQQCGIVLGDNKQYLVKSRLAPLMAKFDVLTLGDLVTRTLSPMERQLRSAVIDAMTTNETLWFRDEYPFELLKKKILPEFKGQRTPVKIWSAASSSGQEPYSIAMSAQEFQQSNPGSLPGGAQIIGTDISNTMLDHCKYAHYDSLALSRGLSPERKRQFFENGDNGMLKVKDHVKKMVNFRQLNLLGSYSLMGRFDIVFCRNVLIYFSPEIKAQILSQIHGVLNSGGYLFLGASESLSGLNQNFEMLRCHPGIVYKKK; encoded by the coding sequence GTGTCAGCTAGACAGCTTGATGATAAAAGTTATCATCAGTTTAGAGAGTTTTTAGAGCAGCAGTGCGGCATCGTATTGGGCGACAATAAACAATATTTGGTTAAAAGTCGTCTAGCACCATTAATGGCTAAGTTTGACGTATTAACGTTAGGTGATCTCGTTACTCGAACGTTGAGCCCCATGGAAAGACAACTGCGTTCAGCGGTAATCGACGCCATGACGACCAATGAAACACTTTGGTTTCGTGATGAATATCCATTTGAGTTACTCAAGAAAAAAATACTGCCTGAATTTAAAGGTCAACGAACACCTGTCAAAATTTGGTCGGCGGCAAGCTCCTCAGGACAAGAGCCTTATTCAATAGCGATGTCTGCGCAAGAATTTCAGCAATCAAACCCAGGAAGCTTGCCTGGTGGTGCGCAGATCATTGGTACTGATATTTCAAATACGATGTTAGATCATTGCAAGTATGCACATTACGATTCGCTTGCCTTATCTCGTGGTTTATCGCCAGAAAGAAAACGACAGTTTTTTGAAAACGGTGACAACGGTATGCTAAAGGTAAAAGATCATGTCAAAAAAATGGTGAACTTTCGTCAATTAAATTTATTGGGTAGTTATAGCTTAATGGGGCGGTTCGATATTGTTTTTTGTCGTAATGTACTCATTTATTTTTCACCTGAGATTAAAGCGCAAATATTGTCGCAAATTCATGGCGTGTTAAATAGCGGTGGATACCTATTTTTAGGGGCTTCAGAGTCACTTTCTGGCCTTAACCAAAATTTTGAAATGTTGCGATGCCACCCTGGTATTGTCTACAAGAAAAAGTAA
- a CDS encoding chemotaxis protein has product MAGILDSVNQRTQLVGQNRLELLLFKLVGRQRFGINVFKVREVMPCPKLTLLPKQDKFVKGVAHIRGQTISVIDLSKATGGPEIVPDENAFVIIAEYNRSVQGFLVGGVERIINIRWQDIMPPPEGAGKSSYLTAVTEIDNEMVSILDVEKILNEINPVSTDLSEDVVDSSVGESMGDRVIMIADDSTVARNQVKRALEPLGLKMLLAKNGQDALDQLNAIAEGCASIDEKVALLISDIEMPEMDGYTLTAEIKSNEQLRKMPVILHTSLSGVFNNAMVEKVGAEDFIPKFHPDELATAVKKWLKVDELN; this is encoded by the coding sequence ATGGCAGGAATTTTAGACTCAGTAAATCAGCGTACCCAGTTAGTGGGACAAAATAGACTTGAGTTATTACTTTTTAAATTAGTGGGTCGTCAACGCTTTGGCATTAATGTGTTTAAAGTACGTGAAGTTATGCCTTGCCCAAAACTAACCTTATTGCCGAAACAAGATAAATTTGTAAAAGGTGTTGCGCACATACGTGGGCAAACAATATCAGTTATTGATCTGAGCAAAGCAACAGGGGGGCCTGAAATAGTGCCCGACGAAAATGCATTTGTTATCATTGCCGAATATAACAGAAGTGTTCAAGGCTTTTTAGTTGGTGGTGTTGAACGTATTATTAATATTCGTTGGCAAGATATAATGCCGCCGCCAGAAGGCGCTGGAAAATCAAGTTACCTAACAGCGGTTACTGAAATTGATAATGAAATGGTATCAATTTTAGATGTTGAAAAAATTCTTAATGAGATAAACCCAGTTTCTACAGACCTGAGTGAAGATGTTGTTGATTCTTCTGTTGGTGAGAGTATGGGAGATCGCGTTATTATGATCGCTGATGATTCTACCGTGGCGCGAAATCAAGTAAAAAGGGCGTTGGAACCGTTAGGATTAAAAATGCTGTTAGCTAAAAATGGCCAAGACGCGTTGGATCAATTAAATGCAATCGCTGAAGGTTGTGCATCTATTGATGAAAAAGTGGCATTACTTATTTCTGATATCGAAATGCCAGAAATGGATGGTTATACATTAACAGCGGAAATAAAAAGTAATGAGCAGTTAAGAAAAATGCCCGTAATATTGCATACGTCATTAAGTGGTGTTTTTAATAACGCAATGGTAGAAAAAGTAGGTGCTGAAGATTTTATCCCTAAATTCCACCCAGACGAACTAGCCACTGCTGTAAAAAAATGGTTAAAAGTAGACGAACTGAACTAG
- the flgA gene encoding flagellar basal body P-ring formation chaperone FlgA — translation MSKLKIFITFSIFSSLLLSTLNAKEFTREEIKLFAKNYVAQHLPTSQGSKRVITPADIDPRIHIKPCSVPLQANIPENYSTRNVNVKIYCESSTPWNIFLPVRVAEEIPVLVAKIKIAKGTVLDESNVAIEWRPLHQTRGEIIRDPAIVHGARSRRSLTSGAVITRRMFCVVCKGENVVISAITDNLTIKTKGTALANGVRGQQIRVRNNRSGRVITAEVKTINQVVINL, via the coding sequence ATGAGCAAATTAAAGATATTTATCACTTTTTCAATTTTTAGCAGCTTACTTCTCAGCACATTAAATGCGAAGGAGTTTACACGCGAAGAAATTAAATTATTTGCTAAAAATTATGTGGCGCAACATTTACCCACCTCACAAGGCAGCAAACGAGTCATTACACCCGCGGATATCGATCCAAGAATACACATAAAACCTTGCTCGGTTCCGTTACAAGCGAATATACCTGAAAATTACTCAACGAGAAACGTCAATGTTAAAATTTATTGCGAAAGTTCAACACCCTGGAACATTTTTCTTCCCGTTAGAGTCGCTGAAGAGATTCCTGTTTTAGTTGCTAAAATTAAAATAGCTAAAGGTACTGTACTTGATGAAAGTAATGTTGCAATTGAATGGCGCCCTTTACATCAAACGCGCGGAGAGATTATACGCGACCCTGCAATCGTGCATGGCGCTCGAAGTAGAAGAAGCCTCACAAGCGGAGCCGTTATTACTAGACGAATGTTTTGTGTCGTATGTAAAGGGGAAAATGTTGTGATTAGTGCAATAACTGATAACCTAACAATAAAAACGAAAGGAACTGCGCTTGCGAACGGTGTTAGAGGCCAACAAATAAGGGTTCGCAATAACCGTTCTGGCAGAGTAATTACAGCAGAAGTTAAAACTATAAACCAAGTAGTGATTAATCTATAA
- the flgM gene encoding flagellar biosynthesis anti-sigma factor FlgM encodes MAMNINNLSNTGQVKQKVEQQSQLKQQQSQNIANADQAKATSKDSVSITPQAKQLGELQKKAQDAPVVNQKKVDELKKAIASGEYKIDTEKLAASIASFEFKLTESV; translated from the coding sequence ATGGCTATGAATATCAACAACTTGTCAAATACAGGACAAGTAAAACAAAAAGTTGAGCAACAATCTCAACTGAAACAGCAACAGTCGCAAAATATTGCAAATGCTGATCAAGCAAAAGCGACAAGTAAAGATTCTGTTTCTATTACACCACAAGCAAAGCAGCTTGGCGAATTGCAAAAGAAAGCCCAAGATGCGCCTGTCGTTAACCAAAAAAAGGTTGATGAGCTTAAAAAAGCAATTGCTTCAGGTGAATACAAAATAGATACAGAAAAATTAGCGGCAAGTATCGCTAGTTTCGAATTTAAACTGACTGAGTCAGTGTAA
- a CDS encoding flagella synthesis protein FlgN gives MADNINYRQLLEKQFAQLQQLEAIIDEERLTLQSNSPDALTGITEQKNTLLLEIQTLDQEFSQSMAFSEQKARGELDELLSSIEQALLRCKEKNQVNGHIIQQSQMAVERLKTTLLQQNGKSTVTYDKKGKASGGLSSLGIKA, from the coding sequence GTGGCTGATAACATAAATTACCGTCAACTATTAGAAAAACAGTTTGCACAATTGCAGCAACTGGAAGCGATCATTGACGAAGAGCGACTTACTTTGCAAAGCAACTCTCCTGACGCGTTAACAGGAATCACCGAACAAAAAAATACATTATTGCTTGAAATTCAAACGTTAGACCAAGAATTTTCACAAAGTATGGCGTTTAGTGAGCAAAAAGCACGAGGCGAGTTGGACGAACTTTTATCGTCAATTGAACAAGCCTTATTGCGTTGTAAAGAGAAAAACCAAGTAAACGGTCATATTATTCAGCAATCGCAAATGGCTGTTGAACGCTTAAAAACGACATTGCTTCAGCAAAATGGCAAATCAACTGTTACCTACGATAAAAAAGGTAAAGCTTCTGGTGGATTAAGTAGCTTAGGCATAAAAGCATAG
- a CDS encoding LPP20 family lipoprotein — protein sequence MKQHTFFKVLCLSASLVSVGCSSVYDKHVQWQTVTPDSFPVITAIGQAPISLQKSSNKTQKMLMAINASKVAAYAELAEQVYGQQLSGNTTMRNLIVEDQHLKASVQGIIRGAKVVKSYPVGDTYTTELHLDFKDVWDIYLSNNRQKEIKEVKYY from the coding sequence ATGAAACAACATACATTTTTCAAAGTACTATGTTTGAGCGCTTCATTAGTGTCAGTCGGGTGCAGTTCTGTTTACGACAAACATGTACAATGGCAGACGGTAACGCCTGATTCTTTTCCTGTAATTACCGCGATTGGTCAAGCGCCCATTAGTTTACAAAAGTCGTCAAATAAAACACAAAAGATGTTGATGGCAATAAATGCCTCGAAAGTTGCTGCATATGCTGAACTCGCCGAACAAGTTTACGGTCAACAGCTGTCTGGTAACACAACAATGCGTAATTTGATTGTTGAAGATCAGCACCTTAAAGCCTCTGTACAAGGTATTATTCGTGGGGCGAAGGTGGTCAAAAGTTACCCTGTAGGAGATACTTACACTACGGAGTTACATCTTGATTTTAAAGATGTTTGGGACATATATTTATCAAATAACAGACAAAAAGAAATTAAAGAAGTGAAATATTACTAA